From Coffea arabica cultivar ET-39 chromosome 10e, Coffea Arabica ET-39 HiFi, whole genome shotgun sequence, one genomic window encodes:
- the LOC113710846 gene encoding tRNA (guanine(37)-N(1))-methyltransferase 2 isoform X1 gives MKMALDESKFDLHLKLWAIRVPREHCKLATRVLNGYMLDRPRVKPITEDPTSDKTRYLILSENIQNPDLSDIPDEKLAELKSLFEVEVVPYSVTLGYSYWTADHILKQILPSGVEAPSSFETIGHVAHLNISDELLPYKDVIAKVIYDKNYPRIQTVVNKVGTITNEFRVPKFEVLAGKDDMETEVKQYGAIFKLDYSLVYWNSRLEHEHLRLISLFQPGEIICDMFAGIGPFAIPAAQKGCLVYANDLNPDSIRFLKINARINKVDDLVHAYNMDARKFIAQLMTVPLSSLESDNHKFESSGEDMTSGEGQIKLEDRNVTDEVKDKFDDNSYKLETVENLCSQANANVITAKRRSEDNGTGDSADVAVIARTKHGSNKRIKSSESFTNKPWEHVDHVIMNLPASALQFLDAFRGLIQRRYWKASLPLIHCYCFMRSSETMEYIVSEAESALNASIQNPIFLKVRDVAPNKAMYCLSFRLPEEAYVDIHVTG, from the exons ATGAAAATGGCGTTGGACGAGAGTAAATTTGACTTGCATTTGAAATTGTGGGCAATTCGAGTTCCTCGGGAGCATTGCAAGCTCGCCACTCGGGTTCTCAACGG atACATGCTTGATAGGCCCCGGGTTAAGCCAATAACTGAAGATCCAACCAGTGATAAAACCCGGTATTTGATACTCTCCGAAAATATCCAAAATcctg ATTTGTCTGATATTCCTGATGAAAAACTTGCTGAATTGAAATCCCTGTTCGAAGTTGAAGTAGTTCCATATTCAGTTACACTCGGATATTCTTACTGGACAGCAG ATCATATACTGAAGCAGATTCTGCCTTCTGGAGTGGAAGCACCCTCATCATTTGAGACAATAG GTCATGTTGCCCATCTGAATATAAGTGATGAGCTTCTTCCTTACAAGGATGTTATTGCAAAAGTCATCTATGAT aaAAATTATCCCAGAATCCAGACCGTTGTAAACAAGGTTGGAACCATCACCAATGAGTTTCGTGTGCCAAAATTTGAAGTACTTGCTGGCAAAGATGATATGGAAACTGAAGTCAAGCAATATGGAGCAATTTTCAAGCTTGATTATAGTTTAGTCTATTGGAACTCAAGACTAGAACATGAACATTTAAGGTTGATTTCACTGTTCCAGCCAGGGGAAATTATCTGTGATATGTTTGCTGGTATAGGTCCATTTGCTATTCCTGCAGCTCAGAAAGGTTGCCTAGTATATGCAAATGATTTGAACCCAGACAGTATACGATTTCTGAAGATAAATGCAAGAATCAACAAAGTTGATGATTTGGTTCATGCCTACAACATGGATGCTAGAAAGTTTATTGCTCAACTGATGACAGTGCCTTTGAGTAGTCTTGAATCTGATAATCATAAATTCGAATCATCTGGCGAAGATATGACATCCGGAGAAGGGCAAATTAAGCTTGAAGATAGAAATGTGACAG ATGAGGTGAAAGACAAATTTGATGATAATTCATACAAGCTTGAGACTGTTGAGAACTTGTGTTCGCAGGCTAATGCTAATGTAATTACAGCAAAAAGGCGTTCTGAAG ATAATGGAACTGGTGATAGCGCTGATGTTGCTGTAATTGCTAGGACAAAACACGGTTCAAATAAACGCATAAAAAGCTCCGAATCGTTTACAAACAAGCCCTGGGAGCATGTTGATCATGTCATCATGAACTTGCCAGCCTCTgctctccaatttcttg ATGCATTTAGAGGGCTTATACAGAGGAGATATTGGAAGGCATCTTTACCTTTGATTCACTGCTATTGCTTCATGCGATCAAGTGAGACAATGGAGTACATTGTTTCA GAGGCAGAGTCTGCACTGAATGCTAGTATACAGAATCCAATATTTCTCAAGGTTCGCGATGTTGCTCCAAATAAG GCTATGTACTGCTTAAGCTTTAGATTACCAGAGGAAGCTTATGTCGACATTCATGTTACTGGCTGA
- the LOC113710846 gene encoding tRNA (guanine(37)-N(1))-methyltransferase 2 isoform X2, with product MKMALDESKFDLHLKLWAIRVPREHCKLATRVLNGYMLDRPRVKPITEDPTSDKTRYLILSENIQNPDLSDIPDEKLAELKSLFEVEVVPYSVTLGYSYWTADHILKQILPSGVEAPSSFETIGHVAHLNISDELLPYKDVIAKVIYDKNYPRIQTVVNKVGTITNEFRVPKFEVLAGKDDMETEVKQYGAIFKLDYSLVYWNSRLEHEHLRLISLFQPGEIICDMFAGIGPFAIPAAQKGCLVYANDLNPDSIRFLKINARINKVDDLVHAYNMDARKFIAQLMTVPLSSLESDNHKFESSGEDMTSGEGQIKLEDRNVTDEVKDKFDDNSYKLETVENLCSQANANVITAKRRSEDNGTGDSADVAVIARTKHGSNKRIKSSESFTNKPWEHVDHVIMNLPASALQFLDAFRGLIQRRYWKASLPLIHCYCFMRSSETMEYIVSCLVA from the exons ATGAAAATGGCGTTGGACGAGAGTAAATTTGACTTGCATTTGAAATTGTGGGCAATTCGAGTTCCTCGGGAGCATTGCAAGCTCGCCACTCGGGTTCTCAACGG atACATGCTTGATAGGCCCCGGGTTAAGCCAATAACTGAAGATCCAACCAGTGATAAAACCCGGTATTTGATACTCTCCGAAAATATCCAAAATcctg ATTTGTCTGATATTCCTGATGAAAAACTTGCTGAATTGAAATCCCTGTTCGAAGTTGAAGTAGTTCCATATTCAGTTACACTCGGATATTCTTACTGGACAGCAG ATCATATACTGAAGCAGATTCTGCCTTCTGGAGTGGAAGCACCCTCATCATTTGAGACAATAG GTCATGTTGCCCATCTGAATATAAGTGATGAGCTTCTTCCTTACAAGGATGTTATTGCAAAAGTCATCTATGAT aaAAATTATCCCAGAATCCAGACCGTTGTAAACAAGGTTGGAACCATCACCAATGAGTTTCGTGTGCCAAAATTTGAAGTACTTGCTGGCAAAGATGATATGGAAACTGAAGTCAAGCAATATGGAGCAATTTTCAAGCTTGATTATAGTTTAGTCTATTGGAACTCAAGACTAGAACATGAACATTTAAGGTTGATTTCACTGTTCCAGCCAGGGGAAATTATCTGTGATATGTTTGCTGGTATAGGTCCATTTGCTATTCCTGCAGCTCAGAAAGGTTGCCTAGTATATGCAAATGATTTGAACCCAGACAGTATACGATTTCTGAAGATAAATGCAAGAATCAACAAAGTTGATGATTTGGTTCATGCCTACAACATGGATGCTAGAAAGTTTATTGCTCAACTGATGACAGTGCCTTTGAGTAGTCTTGAATCTGATAATCATAAATTCGAATCATCTGGCGAAGATATGACATCCGGAGAAGGGCAAATTAAGCTTGAAGATAGAAATGTGACAG ATGAGGTGAAAGACAAATTTGATGATAATTCATACAAGCTTGAGACTGTTGAGAACTTGTGTTCGCAGGCTAATGCTAATGTAATTACAGCAAAAAGGCGTTCTGAAG ATAATGGAACTGGTGATAGCGCTGATGTTGCTGTAATTGCTAGGACAAAACACGGTTCAAATAAACGCATAAAAAGCTCCGAATCGTTTACAAACAAGCCCTGGGAGCATGTTGATCATGTCATCATGAACTTGCCAGCCTCTgctctccaatttcttg ATGCATTTAGAGGGCTTATACAGAGGAGATATTGGAAGGCATCTTTACCTTTGATTCACTGCTATTGCTTCATGCGATCAAGTGAGACAATGGAGTACATTGTTTCA TGCCTAGTTGcataa